A window of the Brassica napus cultivar Da-Ae chromosome A2, Da-Ae, whole genome shotgun sequence genome harbors these coding sequences:
- the LOC106379447 gene encoding sm-like protein LSM8, which translates to MATTTGLESLVDQIISVITNDGRNIVGVLKGFDQATNIILDESHERVFSTKEGVQQLVLGLYIIRGDNIGVIGELDEELDASLDFSKLRAHPLKPVVH; encoded by the exons ATGGCAACAACTACTGGACTTGAGTCTCTTGTCGATC AGATCATTTCGGTTATTACAAACGATGGACGCAACATTGTG GGAGTTCTCAAAGGTTTTGACCAGGCGACTAATATAATTCTGGATGAATCTCATGAACGCGTCTTTTCCACAAAG GAAGGAGTACAACAACTTGTGTTGGGTTTGTACATTATCAGAGGCGACAACAT AGGTGTTATTGGGGAGCTAGACGAAGAGCTCGATGCTAGTCTGGACTTTTCGAAACTAAGAGCTCATCCTTTGAAACCCGTCGTGCATTGA